The following proteins come from a genomic window of bacterium:
- a CDS encoding DUF4349 domain-containing protein, with the protein MDRVVAMAVGWDRLRRRRSTSSGARSQFIYCLIALVLFLAAACGGDDSEAESEMTMAAATVAAAGMSDEAMVTTTLAMSFSEAAAAETEEAAADGSDFASSAAAGLPATTPADLGRDIIYRGTISVRASDVEAAAREAVNIVQALGGFVFGQQVSSSPEPESRLTFKVMPADFMPVLESLSRVGELVDKQITADDVTERIVDFRSRIATAEASVLRLRDLLQEAPDLENVALIERELVQRETDLETLRGRLRTLTDLVSLATIEMAILQLHEPVPETGIAVYAWVSDSDEDPCLGEEVLVTSPDDDAYFCVQVENTGEVALTDVDVSSEALRLRPQDGRTDQRSFQLVAGSFDRIEPGALLSAVLHETIRDGRIAGRVATRGGIEVRFQVSGTPVPDDGVPLDAVTNDAITFVVVDEEEGPPSFVDSVRTGYRGALRALGYIVATVGLLLPFIPVVVVIGALYWWIRRWIRDRRSARLVRADSSPDRSQHPPDEPND; encoded by the coding sequence ATGGATAGAGTGGTTGCCATGGCCGTTGGTTGGGATCGTCTCCGTAGGAGACGCTCCACTAGCTCCGGGGCGCGGTCCCAGTTCATCTACTGCCTGATCGCCCTCGTCCTGTTCCTGGCGGCTGCGTGCGGCGGAGACGATTCCGAAGCAGAATCCGAGATGACCATGGCGGCTGCCACCGTGGCCGCCGCCGGCATGTCGGACGAGGCCATGGTGACCACCACCTTGGCAATGTCGTTCTCCGAAGCGGCCGCCGCCGAGACCGAAGAGGCAGCCGCAGATGGGTCCGACTTCGCGTCATCGGCGGCTGCCGGTTTACCCGCAACGACTCCGGCCGACCTCGGGCGTGACATCATCTATCGGGGAACCATCTCGGTGCGAGCGTCAGATGTCGAGGCGGCCGCTCGTGAAGCTGTCAACATCGTGCAAGCATTGGGGGGATTCGTCTTCGGGCAGCAGGTCAGCAGTAGCCCCGAGCCCGAGTCCCGCCTGACGTTCAAGGTGATGCCTGCCGACTTCATGCCGGTTCTGGAGAGCCTTTCCCGCGTGGGCGAACTGGTCGACAAGCAGATCACCGCCGACGACGTGACCGAGCGGATCGTCGACTTCAGGAGCCGGATCGCCACCGCGGAGGCGAGCGTCCTGCGCCTAAGGGACCTCTTGCAGGAGGCGCCCGACCTCGAGAACGTGGCCCTGATCGAGCGGGAGCTCGTCCAGAGGGAGACCGATCTGGAAACCCTGCGCGGGCGCCTGCGAACCCTGACCGATCTGGTCAGCCTGGCCACCATCGAGATGGCCATCCTCCAGCTCCACGAACCGGTCCCCGAGACCGGCATCGCCGTGTACGCGTGGGTTTCCGACTCGGACGAGGATCCCTGCCTGGGCGAGGAGGTGCTCGTAACCTCCCCCGATGACGACGCCTACTTCTGCGTCCAGGTGGAGAACACCGGCGAGGTGGCCCTCACCGACGTGGACGTGTCCTCCGAGGCCCTCCGGCTACGTCCCCAGGACGGCCGCACCGACCAACGGTCGTTCCAACTGGTGGCGGGAAGCTTCGACAGGATCGAACCGGGGGCGCTGCTCAGCGCGGTATTGCACGAAACCATACGCGACGGGCGGATCGCGGGCCGGGTGGCTACCAGGGGCGGCATCGAGGTCAGATTCCAGGTCTCCGGCACGCCGGTTCCCGATGATGGCGTCCCACTGGACGCGGTGACCAACGACGCGATCACTTTCGTGGTGGTGGACGAGGAGGAGGGACCGCCGTCCTTCGTCGATTCGGTCCGTACTGGTTACCGGGGCGCGCTCCGAGCTCTCGGCTACATCGTGGCGACCGTCGGCCTGCTGCTGCCCTTCATCCCCGTCGTGGTCGTGATCGGCGCCCTCTACTGGTGGATCCGGCGGTGGATACGCGATCGCCGATCTGCTCGGTTGGTCCGCGCAGACTCGAGCCCGGACCGTTCGCAACACCCACCGGACGAACCGAACGACTAG
- a CDS encoding 2,3,4,5-tetrahydropyridine-2,6-dicarboxylate N-succinyltransferase translates to MTITDLERVIAAAAEHPSAMEDHEVSAVEQTVELLDRGEIRLAEKVDGDWIVHGWIQQAINLYFRVPEMETLHAGPLEFYDKIPLKHDYEGRGNRVVAGGIARYGSHLEPGVVMMPSFVNIGAYVGTGTMVDTWATVGSGAQIGRRVHLAGGVGIGGVLEPPGARPVIVEDDAFIGSRCIVVEGVIVREGAVLAAQNSLTASTHIVDVTQDPAVTYKGEVPAGAIVIPGSRSREFQGGTYEVNCALIIGRRTGTHDDKLALMDAARDFGFAL, encoded by the coding sequence ATGACAATCACGGATCTCGAGAGGGTCATCGCCGCGGCTGCGGAGCATCCGAGCGCGATGGAGGACCACGAGGTGTCGGCGGTCGAGCAGACCGTGGAACTGCTGGACCGTGGCGAGATCCGGCTGGCCGAGAAGGTGGACGGCGACTGGATCGTCCATGGCTGGATCCAGCAGGCCATCAACCTCTACTTCCGGGTGCCTGAGATGGAGACCTTGCACGCCGGGCCGCTCGAGTTCTACGACAAGATACCGCTCAAGCACGACTACGAAGGCCGGGGCAACCGGGTGGTGGCCGGGGGCATAGCCCGTTACGGGAGCCACCTCGAACCCGGAGTGGTGATGATGCCCAGCTTCGTCAACATCGGCGCCTACGTCGGCACCGGGACCATGGTGGACACCTGGGCGACCGTCGGCAGCGGGGCCCAGATCGGTCGCCGGGTGCATCTGGCCGGCGGCGTGGGCATCGGCGGCGTGCTGGAACCGCCGGGAGCGCGGCCGGTCATCGTCGAGGACGACGCCTTCATCGGTTCCCGGTGCATCGTCGTGGAGGGGGTGATCGTCCGCGAGGGTGCGGTCCTGGCGGCCCAGAACTCGCTGACCGCCTCGACCCACATCGTCGATGTCACCCAGGACCCGGCGGTCACCTACAAGGGAGAGGTTCCGGCGGGTGCGATCGTCATCCCCGGCAGCCGGAGCCGGGAGTTCCAGGGCGGTACCTACGAGGTGAACTGCGCCCTGATCATCGGTAGGCGGACCGGCACGCACGACGACAAGCTCGCCCTGATGGACGCGGCCCGCGACTTCGGCTTCGCCCTGTAG
- a CDS encoding iron-sulfur cluster insertion protein ErpA, translated as MTDTTLIDLTPLAAEKVIELSEGAPERAYLHVFPAGQGCCRTMFGLAFMPEAGNEYEVFEAHGVKMAVANETREAVEGVAIDYVQTPQGEGFTVMKANPSGGGCGCG; from the coding sequence ATGACCGACACGACGCTGATCGACCTGACACCGTTAGCGGCCGAAAAGGTGATCGAGTTGAGCGAGGGAGCGCCGGAGAGGGCCTACCTGCATGTCTTTCCCGCAGGGCAGGGCTGCTGCCGAACCATGTTCGGTCTCGCCTTCATGCCGGAGGCGGGCAACGAGTACGAGGTGTTCGAGGCCCACGGAGTGAAGATGGCTGTGGCGAACGAGACCCGTGAGGCAGTGGAGGGCGTAGCGATCGACTACGTGCAGACGCCCCAGGGCGAGGGCTTCACCGTCATGAAGGCCAACCCGTCAGGCGGGGGCTGCGGATGCGGCTGA